A DNA window from Halomicrobium mukohataei DSM 12286 contains the following coding sequences:
- a CDS encoding ribbon-helix-helix protein, CopG family: MDEAYLDLEAVELELDEELLDAIDEKAFAEHRDNREAAIRDLLDEWLKERDEE; the protein is encoded by the coding sequence ATGGACGAGGCGTACCTGGATCTGGAAGCCGTGGAGCTCGAACTGGACGAAGAGCTGCTCGACGCGATCGACGAGAAGGCCTTCGCCGAGCACCGCGACAACCGCGAGGCGGCGATCCGCGACCTCCTGGACGAGTGGCTCAAAGAGCGCGACGAGGAGTGA
- a CDS encoding NAD(P)/FAD-dependent oxidoreductase has product MPERYDVVVVGGGVAGLSASVFTARADFQTLVLDAGGSILRRNAHLENVPGFPAGIDARQFLDLLGEQAQRAGAERRLATVETVTHRSDGFTVETDAGERYTSDSVIAATKNETSYLSEIDGVGLIDRGKTFVDTDEHGRTGVDGLYAAGRLAEKPHQAVVCAGHGAEVAVTLLTDDDAPFYHDWVVPEGYFTDRGRDLPPGCEEIDADERRRREERARARLRETLADPHPEPPETHPSLTE; this is encoded by the coding sequence CGCCCGCGCCGACTTCCAGACGCTCGTGCTCGATGCCGGCGGCTCGATCCTCCGGCGTAACGCTCACCTGGAGAACGTCCCCGGCTTTCCGGCCGGGATCGACGCCCGCCAGTTCCTCGATCTGCTGGGCGAACAGGCCCAGCGGGCGGGGGCCGAGCGGCGGCTGGCGACCGTCGAGACCGTCACTCACCGGTCCGATGGCTTCACCGTCGAGACCGACGCCGGAGAGCGGTACACGAGCGACTCCGTGATCGCGGCGACGAAAAACGAGACGAGCTATCTGAGCGAGATCGACGGCGTCGGCCTGATCGACCGGGGCAAGACCTTCGTCGACACGGACGAGCACGGGCGGACCGGCGTCGACGGCCTCTACGCGGCCGGTCGGCTGGCCGAGAAACCCCACCAGGCCGTCGTCTGTGCCGGCCACGGGGCCGAGGTCGCCGTGACGCTGTTGACCGACGACGACGCGCCGTTTTACCACGACTGGGTCGTCCCCGAGGGCTATTTCACCGACCGCGGGCGCGACCTGCCGCCGGGGTGTGAGGAGATCGACGCCGACGAACGCCGTCGGCGGGAAGAACGGGCTCGGGCGCGACTGCGAGAGACGCTCGCCGACCCCCATCCGGAGCCACCGGAGACCCACCCGAGCCTCACCGAGTGA
- the dpsA gene encoding DNA starvation/stationary phase protection protein DpsA, whose product MSQQQSTLKQAGTVEASEALRLEQEKVEQIVDALNADLANVYVLYHQLRKHHWNVEGAEFRDLHLFLGEAAEEAEAAADELAERVQALGGVPHASAATLESEATVEPEDEDVYDIRTSLANDVDVYGEIIESARSHIELTEGLGDHASAQMLREQLVELEDAVHHIEHYLEDDTLVTESAMQ is encoded by the coding sequence ATGAGTCAGCAACAGTCGACCCTGAAGCAGGCCGGTACCGTCGAAGCCAGCGAAGCACTCCGACTCGAACAGGAGAAAGTCGAGCAGATCGTCGACGCGCTCAACGCCGACCTCGCGAACGTCTACGTGCTGTACCACCAGCTCCGAAAGCACCACTGGAACGTCGAGGGTGCCGAGTTCCGCGACCTGCATCTGTTCCTCGGCGAGGCCGCAGAAGAGGCCGAAGCGGCCGCCGACGAACTCGCAGAGCGCGTCCAGGCGCTGGGCGGTGTCCCGCACGCCAGCGCCGCGACGCTGGAATCCGAGGCGACCGTCGAGCCCGAGGACGAGGACGTGTACGACATCCGCACCTCGCTGGCCAACGACGTAGACGTGTACGGCGAGATCATCGAGTCCGCCCGGAGCCACATCGAGCTCACCGAGGGACTCGGCGACCACGCCAGCGCACAGATGCTCCGCGAGCAGCTGGTCGAGCTGGAGGACGCGGTCCACCACATCGAACACTACCTCGAAGACGACACGCTCGTCACCGAGAGCGCGATGCAGTAA
- a CDS encoding Rieske (2Fe-2S) protein, translated as MSDRFRVTVEHDDETETALFSDGECALSAGDATVRFNLGESASDDGPVAGDDPKRIVDLDAVPTDSTVRFEARGPSHGVDCILRRIDDAVVAWRNSCPHRPEVPLDPGTGAIVRGDDLVCHKHGAQFSGGEGTCTHGPCAGDALDAVAVAVDDDAVYLTDDRFESARVLGQ; from the coding sequence ATGAGCGACCGGTTCCGCGTGACGGTCGAGCACGACGACGAGACCGAGACGGCGCTGTTCTCGGACGGCGAGTGTGCTCTCTCGGCCGGCGATGCCACCGTCCGATTCAACCTCGGTGAGAGCGCGTCAGACGACGGCCCGGTGGCCGGAGACGACCCCAAGCGGATCGTCGACCTCGACGCGGTCCCGACGGACTCGACCGTTCGGTTCGAGGCCCGCGGCCCGTCCCACGGCGTCGACTGCATCTTGCGGCGAATCGACGACGCGGTCGTCGCCTGGCGCAACTCCTGTCCCCACCGACCGGAGGTCCCGCTCGATCCGGGGACCGGCGCGATCGTCCGCGGCGACGACCTCGTCTGTCACAAACACGGCGCACAGTTCTCCGGCGGCGAAGGGACGTGTACGCACGGTCCCTGTGCCGGCGACGCGCTCGACGCGGTCGCCGTCGCGGTCGACGACGACGCGGTCTACCTGACCGACGATCGGTTCGAGTCGGCCCGCGTGCTCGGTCAGTAG
- a CDS encoding metal-dependent transcriptional regulator produces MERVAQYLVVVYDRERTDGSPVEPGTVARAMGRSPSATTEMLQRLADDGLVDYEPYEGVTLTDRGRERATELYDTYRTLSAFFEEVLELESPEREARAVVDTVSPIVADRLDALLLEGEESVPVQ; encoded by the coding sequence ATGGAGCGCGTCGCTCAGTACCTGGTCGTCGTCTACGATCGAGAACGGACCGACGGATCGCCGGTCGAGCCGGGCACCGTGGCACGGGCGATGGGTCGCTCTCCGTCGGCGACCACGGAGATGCTCCAGCGCCTCGCGGACGACGGACTCGTCGACTACGAACCGTACGAGGGCGTCACGCTGACCGATCGCGGGCGCGAGCGAGCGACCGAGCTGTACGACACCTACCGGACGCTGTCGGCGTTCTTCGAGGAGGTGCTCGAACTGGAGTCGCCAGAGCGAGAGGCCCGCGCGGTCGTCGACACGGTCAGTCCCATCGTCGCCGACCGGCTCGACGCCCTCCTGCTGGAGGGCGAGGAGAGCGTCCCGGTCCAGTGA